A genomic segment from Streptomyces sp. NBC_00459 encodes:
- a CDS encoding TetR/AcrR family transcriptional regulator: MAVTRRRRPERREEPLSRERIVEEAIGLLDESGEGGLTFRALAQRLATGPGAIYWHVTGKDELLAAATESVVAGAMPPAATAEATPQEAVRALAVGVFDAIDAHPWIGTQLARAPAQSPLLRIFEHLGRQVQALGVPQTAHFTAASALLNYILGVGGQNAANARDQPPDATRAEFLGSVSASWANLDPDEYAFTRSVADQLRDHDDREEFLAGIDLIVAGITGITELR, translated from the coding sequence ATGGCTGTCACCAGGAGGCGTCGTCCGGAGCGACGAGAGGAACCGCTCTCCCGGGAGCGCATCGTCGAGGAGGCGATCGGGCTTCTCGACGAGTCGGGCGAGGGCGGACTCACGTTCCGCGCACTGGCCCAGCGCCTCGCCACGGGGCCCGGCGCGATCTACTGGCACGTCACGGGCAAGGACGAACTGCTGGCCGCCGCCACGGAGTCCGTGGTCGCCGGCGCCATGCCCCCCGCCGCCACCGCCGAAGCGACACCGCAGGAGGCGGTCCGTGCTCTCGCGGTCGGCGTGTTCGACGCGATCGACGCCCACCCGTGGATCGGCACGCAACTCGCCCGCGCCCCGGCGCAGTCGCCGCTGCTGCGGATCTTCGAGCACCTCGGGCGCCAGGTCCAGGCGCTCGGGGTGCCCCAGACCGCCCACTTCACGGCAGCGTCCGCACTGCTGAACTACATCCTCGGCGTGGGCGGCCAGAACGCGGCCAACGCCCGCGACCAGCCCCCGGACGCGACCAGGGCCGAGTTCCTGGGCTCCGTCTCGGCCTCCTGGGCGAACCTCGACCCCGACGAGTACGCGTTCACCCGGAGCGTCGCGGACCAGCTACGCGATCACGACGACCGGGAGGAGTTCCTGGCAGGGATCGACCTCATCGTCGCCGGGATCACCGGAATCACTGAGCTGCGGTGA
- a CDS encoding class F sortase, with protein sequence MTVLSRRAFATGATAGAASLLVGCSSGGEGVRTTGTASPDASAPPPQSATGNHTSAKSARAVGRSAPVRLRIPALGVDTPVMRLGLAADGTVQVPPISDHDQAGWYEHSPTPGQTGPSVILGHVTVGEYGDGVFHDLARLRRGEKIVARLQNGTETEFTVTSLRTVAKADFPTDDVYGNVDRPELRLITCGGPRDGTGYLDNVIAFAALTSSTSP encoded by the coding sequence GTGACCGTGCTCTCCAGGCGCGCGTTCGCTACGGGAGCCACGGCGGGCGCGGCCTCGCTGCTCGTGGGCTGTTCCTCCGGCGGCGAGGGTGTACGGACGACGGGAACCGCGAGTCCCGACGCCTCCGCCCCGCCGCCGCAGTCGGCCACGGGCAACCACACCTCCGCCAAGTCCGCGCGGGCGGTGGGCCGTTCGGCCCCCGTCCGGCTGCGGATACCGGCCCTCGGGGTCGACACCCCGGTCATGCGGCTGGGACTGGCGGCCGACGGCACGGTGCAGGTCCCTCCGATCAGCGACCACGACCAGGCCGGCTGGTACGAGCACTCGCCGACGCCCGGTCAGACCGGCCCGTCGGTGATCCTCGGTCATGTCACGGTCGGCGAGTACGGGGACGGTGTGTTCCACGACCTCGCGCGGCTGCGCCGGGGCGAGAAGATCGTGGCACGTCTTCAGAACGGCACGGAGACGGAGTTCACGGTCACCTCCCTGCGGACGGTGGCCAAGGCCGACTTCCCGACGGACGACGTCTACGGGAACGTGGACCGTCCCGAGCTCCGGCTCATCACGTGCGGCGGCCCCCGGGACGGGACCGGCTACCTCGACAACGTGATCGCCTTCGCCGCGCTGACGTCGTCCACGAGCCCGTGA
- a CDS encoding RNA polymerase sigma factor, protein MKRSRDKAASELFAALYPRLAGWCRRLVDDDETAHEIASEAFTRLWARWTSVEEPRGFLYVTAANIVRDHWRKMERERRAMRHVTTEAALRTHTEPSDPSVRLLVQSLPERLRIPILLHYYADMPIREVSALTGRKEGTIKADLHAARELLRAHLRKSLDHTL, encoded by the coding sequence TTGAAACGGTCCCGCGACAAGGCAGCGTCCGAGCTGTTCGCCGCCCTCTATCCGCGCCTGGCCGGCTGGTGCCGCCGACTCGTCGACGACGACGAGACGGCCCACGAGATCGCCTCGGAGGCCTTCACCCGGCTGTGGGCCCGCTGGACGTCGGTGGAGGAGCCGCGCGGCTTCCTCTATGTAACGGCGGCCAACATCGTCCGGGACCACTGGCGCAAAATGGAACGCGAGCGCAGGGCCATGCGGCACGTGACCACGGAAGCGGCGCTGCGCACCCACACCGAGCCGTCGGACCCGTCCGTCCGCCTCCTGGTCCAATCACTCCCGGAACGACTGCGCATCCCGATCCTGCTCCACTACTACGCTGACATGCCCATCCGGGAAGTGTCCGCACTGACCGGACGCAAGGAAGGAACCATCAAGGCCGACCTCCACGCGGCCCGTGAACTACTCCGCGCCCACCTGAGGAAAAGCCTTGACCACACGCTTTGA
- a CDS encoding helix-turn-helix domain-containing protein: MTAHPARRETDPVNRSAPTGNRASTVLGRRLGGELLRLRDAAGKTQQQAAGVLDATNSKIVKMEQGLVPMRDIDIRALCECYGLEDPKTLSRLLALAKLDRERRKTKGWWQHAPQARGIAEYIAMEDAASEIRTWQQSLIPGLLQTPEYTRGVVVSAGLWQDPDEIEGVVDVRQKRQARLSGSNPLQFYAVIGEGVLRQQVGGPEVMRAQLRHLIEVAELPNVRIQVLPFRSGGHACIGGSFNIVSFAEAEAVDVVHVDSIAATVWVENEADSTTYSSFFDRTARLSLAPKDSLRLVESTCEDMH; this comes from the coding sequence GTGACGGCGCACCCCGCGAGGCGCGAGACTGATCCCGTGAACCGATCCGCACCAACAGGTAACCGAGCGTCAACTGTCCTGGGTCGCCGCCTCGGTGGGGAGTTGCTACGCCTCCGGGACGCCGCCGGAAAGACACAGCAGCAAGCCGCCGGCGTTCTCGACGCGACCAACTCGAAGATCGTGAAGATGGAGCAGGGCCTGGTACCGATGCGTGACATCGACATCCGGGCGTTGTGCGAGTGCTACGGCCTGGAGGACCCGAAAACGCTCAGTCGGCTACTCGCCCTCGCCAAGCTCGACCGCGAACGCCGCAAGACAAAGGGCTGGTGGCAACATGCCCCGCAGGCCAGGGGGATCGCCGAGTACATCGCCATGGAGGACGCCGCCTCCGAGATCCGTACATGGCAACAGTCGCTGATTCCTGGGCTGTTGCAGACCCCCGAGTACACCAGGGGAGTGGTTGTCAGCGCGGGACTGTGGCAGGACCCTGACGAGATCGAGGGCGTTGTCGATGTACGGCAGAAGCGCCAGGCTCGACTGTCGGGGAGCAACCCGCTCCAGTTCTACGCAGTCATCGGAGAGGGCGTCCTGCGCCAACAGGTCGGCGGCCCCGAAGTCATGCGCGCCCAGTTGCGGCACCTCATCGAGGTCGCCGAACTCCCCAACGTCCGTATCCAGGTACTGCCCTTCCGCTCCGGTGGTCACGCGTGCATCGGCGGATCCTTCAACATCGTCTCGTTCGCGGAAGCCGAGGCGGTTGACGTGGTCCATGTCGACAGCATCGCGGCTACCGTGTGGGTCGAGAACGAGGCCGACAGTACGACGTACAGCTCATTCTTCGACCGCACGGCAAGACTGAGCCTCGCTCCGAAAGACTCGCTCAGGCTGGTCGAGAGCACCTGTGAGGACATGCATTGA
- a CDS encoding ATP-binding protein produces MPDPLLHEDRLDYTPVPRSVPLARTRTARLVVEWGHPGLAGDVALVVSELLTNALLHGSLRGRLIRVRLTVTAAALRVEVSDPRAERMPCPREVADDDQFGRGLLLVGALAEQWGVGPRGGVGKTVWAEWGLAGVPCEAGPLIGVQK; encoded by the coding sequence ATGCCCGACCCCCTCCTCCACGAAGACCGCCTCGACTACACCCCCGTCCCCCGCAGCGTCCCCCTCGCCCGCACCCGCACGGCCCGACTGGTCGTCGAGTGGGGGCATCCGGGGCTGGCCGGTGATGTCGCCCTCGTCGTCAGCGAGTTGCTGACCAACGCCCTGCTGCACGGAAGCCTCCGGGGGCGCCTCATCCGGGTACGGCTCACCGTCACGGCCGCCGCGCTGCGCGTCGAGGTCAGCGACCCGCGTGCCGAGCGGATGCCCTGTCCGCGTGAGGTGGCCGACGACGACCAGTTCGGGCGAGGGCTGCTGCTGGTCGGGGCGCTGGCCGAACAGTGGGGCGTGGGGCCACGGGGTGGGGTGGGGAAGACGGTCTGGGCGGAGTGGGGGCTCGCTGGCGTCCCGTGCGAGGCCGGTCCGCTCATCGGCGTCCAGAAGTGA
- a CDS encoding FAD-dependent oxidoreductase: MTTRENVTIIGAGLGGLTLARVLHVNGIPATVYEAEASPTARAQGGMLDIHEHDGQLALKAAGLFDEFRGLVLEGREATRILDRDGTVLFDRADDGTGGRPEVLRGDLRQLLIDSLPAGTVRWGHKVSGTRTLGEGRHEVTFADGTSVTTGLLAGADGAWSRVRPLLSDAAPTYTGMSYVETYLFDSDTRHPAHAKTVGGGALYALAPGKGLGAHRESGGTLHTYVMLNEPQDWFAGIDFTDSAVATARIAQKFDGWAPELTALLTDGETAPVLRILHALPIEHRWDRVPGVTLVGDAAHLSIPNGEGANLAMFDGAELAGAIAAHPGDIETALTEYEQAMFPRSAAAAADGTRLHELLYGDNTPHGLVDLFSGIA; encoded by the coding sequence ATGACCACTCGCGAAAACGTCACGATCATCGGCGCCGGACTCGGCGGACTGACCCTCGCCCGCGTCCTCCACGTCAACGGCATCCCGGCGACGGTCTACGAGGCCGAGGCCTCCCCGACCGCCCGCGCACAGGGCGGGATGCTCGACATCCACGAACACGACGGCCAGCTCGCGCTCAAGGCGGCCGGCCTGTTCGACGAGTTCCGCGGCCTCGTCCTGGAGGGCCGCGAGGCGACGCGGATCCTCGACCGCGACGGCACCGTCCTGTTCGACCGGGCCGACGACGGTACGGGAGGCCGCCCCGAGGTACTGCGCGGCGATCTGCGGCAGCTGCTGATCGACTCGCTCCCGGCCGGCACCGTCCGGTGGGGGCACAAGGTCAGCGGCACCCGCACCCTCGGCGAGGGCCGCCACGAGGTGACCTTCGCCGACGGAACCTCCGTCACCACTGGCCTGCTGGCCGGCGCGGACGGCGCCTGGTCCCGCGTCCGGCCGCTGCTCTCCGACGCGGCACCCACGTACACCGGCATGTCGTACGTCGAGACCTACCTGTTCGACAGCGACACCCGGCACCCGGCCCACGCGAAAACGGTCGGCGGCGGGGCCCTGTACGCGCTCGCGCCGGGAAAGGGACTCGGGGCCCACCGGGAGAGCGGCGGCACCCTGCACACGTACGTGATGCTCAACGAGCCGCAGGACTGGTTCGCGGGCATCGACTTCACCGATTCCGCCGTGGCCACGGCGCGGATCGCGCAGAAGTTCGACGGCTGGGCGCCGGAACTCACCGCGCTGCTCACCGACGGTGAGACCGCACCCGTTCTGCGCATCCTCCACGCCCTGCCCATCGAGCACCGGTGGGACCGGGTGCCGGGGGTGACCCTGGTGGGCGACGCCGCCCACCTCTCGATCCCGAACGGCGAAGGCGCCAACCTGGCCATGTTCGACGGCGCGGAACTCGCCGGCGCCATCGCCGCACACCCCGGCGACATCGAGACCGCGCTCACCGAGTACGAGCAGGCCATGTTCCCCCGCAGCGCCGCAGCCGCCGCCGACGGCACCCGACTCCACGAGCTGCTCTACGGCGACAACACACCCCACGGTCTGGTCGACCTGTTCAGCGGAATCGCGTAG
- a CDS encoding DUF397 domain-containing protein, which translates to MTDHFRFVKSTYSTANGECVEVARNLPGVVAVRDSKTPPETPDAPILRLSPTAWREFTAAQ; encoded by the coding sequence TTGACAGACCACTTCAGATTCGTGAAGTCCACCTACAGCACCGCCAACGGCGAATGCGTCGAGGTCGCCCGCAACCTCCCCGGAGTCGTCGCCGTCCGCGACTCCAAGACACCCCCCGAAACCCCAGACGCCCCCATACTCCGCCTCTCCCCCACCGCCTGGCGGGAGTTCACCGCAGCTCAGTGA
- a CDS encoding FlgD immunoglobulin-like domain containing protein: MTVLAVGAGLMPSAEAGSGPRAAVADRAGMPSVTLKGQLGPLTKPSAPVSADAAGVLSYGTGNSPSAAYTWERPNGTYVNGLPKPVILSPPNNYNSLWAVNGRFALERVGTTSAYRIRNYDTGKVVQFDLPTGDTATSVIAQNRLLTQRKTAGKLTLHLLEIPAAGGRPVDRPVSGVPDNLPGAITHVQQDARGAAITFGGWSGVQTLLDFATRRLTVVPDNASRLNLMSLSATTVLYEATNEDFKSYLVDRDHPDGPRTLLNVDSSVNLALLGNWAVYPDGEDKLVAQPAAGGAARTLLPQASSQRPVTGADGALYTVGGTGPDDWAVRRITLGADGTPVVGVHIPLPRQTAYDVGGVAVDQGQLRVGTLYVPRSASRATTYLSGSSLSLTASGTLNATPPRNVGDLGWHPADQEPAYDRHCTGQCLRLVGTGEGDVVRSSLNKSNYVPTLTASGRFSVQRPDPWFQYVYDGTKALSHTDHWHAASLWGSQLWSAGTRSGTVTAVSLPSMKTLGSAVSVGAPCVPTEIQVVGRWIYWSCGPNKKAGVYDRTTKRVIKVPSGYAQLADGYLVSQNDAAARLSITYFPGAVPAARVGTSDLAPLKNQVGEPADRRGRFWAVDRFGGPLAYLTEAGDVTVTWPRVTTSPLAVISTDSPARVDLRPAGSKYTGVWHLSKPAASWKLTIVSAASGKTVRTLTGGRATGKISATWDGTGPGGKKVPTGTYRWTLTAPAADHVGRSATVKGSVAVRS; the protein is encoded by the coding sequence GTGACGGTCCTGGCGGTCGGGGCGGGGCTGATGCCGTCGGCGGAGGCCGGCAGCGGGCCGAGGGCCGCGGTAGCGGACCGCGCGGGGATGCCGTCGGTCACCCTCAAGGGGCAACTGGGACCGCTGACGAAGCCGTCGGCGCCGGTCAGCGCGGATGCTGCCGGCGTCCTGTCCTACGGCACCGGGAACAGCCCATCGGCGGCGTACACATGGGAGCGGCCGAACGGTACATACGTGAACGGCCTGCCCAAGCCCGTCATTCTCTCCCCCCCTAATAACTACAACAGCCTGTGGGCCGTCAACGGTCGCTTCGCCCTGGAGCGGGTCGGCACCACCAGCGCCTACCGGATCCGGAACTACGACACCGGCAAGGTGGTGCAGTTCGACCTGCCGACCGGCGACACCGCCACATCGGTGATCGCCCAGAACCGCCTGCTGACGCAGCGCAAGACAGCCGGCAAGTTGACACTGCATCTGCTGGAGATCCCCGCAGCCGGTGGCCGGCCGGTCGACCGGCCGGTGTCAGGTGTCCCGGACAACCTGCCGGGAGCCATCACCCACGTCCAGCAGGACGCGCGCGGAGCGGCGATCACCTTCGGAGGCTGGTCCGGCGTCCAGACACTGCTGGACTTCGCGACCCGCCGCCTGACCGTGGTGCCCGACAACGCCTCCAGGCTGAATCTGATGTCGCTCAGCGCCACCACGGTTCTGTACGAGGCCACCAATGAGGATTTCAAGTCCTACCTCGTCGACCGCGACCATCCGGACGGGCCCCGAACCCTGCTCAACGTGGATTCCAGCGTCAACTTGGCGTTGCTGGGCAACTGGGCGGTATACCCCGATGGCGAAGACAAGCTCGTGGCCCAGCCCGCCGCGGGCGGCGCGGCCCGCACCCTGCTGCCGCAGGCCAGCAGCCAACGCCCTGTCACAGGTGCGGACGGCGCCCTCTACACCGTGGGCGGCACGGGCCCGGACGACTGGGCGGTTCGGCGCATCACCCTCGGCGCCGACGGGACCCCGGTCGTCGGCGTCCACATACCGCTGCCCCGGCAGACGGCGTACGACGTGGGCGGTGTAGCGGTCGACCAGGGACAACTCCGGGTCGGCACGCTGTACGTACCGCGCAGCGCCTCCCGCGCGACCACGTATCTTTCCGGCTCCTCCCTGTCGCTGACGGCGAGTGGCACGCTCAACGCCACGCCCCCGCGGAACGTCGGCGACCTCGGATGGCACCCGGCGGACCAGGAGCCCGCGTACGACAGGCACTGCACCGGGCAGTGCCTGCGGCTGGTCGGCACCGGGGAGGGCGACGTCGTGCGGTCTTCCCTGAACAAATCCAACTACGTGCCCACGCTGACGGCATCCGGCAGGTTCAGCGTCCAGCGCCCCGACCCTTGGTTCCAGTACGTCTACGACGGGACCAAGGCGCTGAGCCACACCGACCATTGGCACGCGGCTTCCCTCTGGGGCAGCCAGCTGTGGAGCGCGGGCACCAGGAGCGGCACCGTCACCGCGGTGTCCCTGCCGTCGATGAAGACGCTCGGCTCCGCCGTGTCCGTGGGCGCCCCTTGCGTACCCACGGAGATCCAGGTGGTGGGCCGGTGGATCTACTGGTCCTGCGGTCCCAACAAGAAAGCCGGTGTCTACGACCGCACCACGAAGCGTGTGATCAAGGTCCCGTCCGGCTACGCGCAACTGGCCGACGGTTACCTCGTCAGCCAGAACGACGCGGCGGCCAGGCTGAGCATCACCTACTTCCCCGGCGCGGTTCCGGCCGCGCGCGTGGGCACCAGCGACCTGGCTCCGCTGAAGAACCAGGTGGGCGAACCCGCCGACCGGCGTGGGCGGTTCTGGGCCGTGGACCGGTTCGGCGGCCCCCTGGCCTACCTCACCGAGGCGGGGGACGTGACGGTCACATGGCCGCGGGTGACCACCTCTCCCCTTGCCGTCATCTCGACCGACAGTCCCGCCCGCGTGGATCTGCGCCCGGCCGGCAGCAAGTACACGGGGGTGTGGCACCTGTCGAAGCCGGCGGCGAGCTGGAAGCTGACGATCGTCTCCGCCGCCAGCGGAAAAACCGTCCGTACCCTCACCGGCGGTCGGGCCACAGGCAAGATCTCCGCGACGTGGGACGGCACCGGCCCAGGCGGCAAGAAGGTCCCCACGGGTACGTACCGCTGGACCCTGACCGCACCGGCGGCCGACCACGTGGGACGGTCCGCGACCGTGAAGGGTTCGGTCGCGGTGCGGTCGTAG